The following coding sequences lie in one Streptomyces sp. NBC_00510 genomic window:
- a CDS encoding TIGR00730 family Rossman fold protein has product MDSDAEEASAAETAAAEGSPTGRGWPERHTGPVVRRRGQVQKSTTDQRLLDTRGPSDWVHGDPWRVMRIQSEFVEGFGALAELGRAVSVFGSARMAEGSADYEIGVRIGRALAEAGFAVITGGGPGAMEAANRGACEAGGVSVGLGIELPFEQGLNPYVDIGVNFRYFFVRKTMFVKYASGFIVLPGGFGTLDELFEALTLVQTRKVTQFPIVLFGSAYWRGLVDWVRNTVVDGGKASPVDLELLHVTDDVDEAVALVTKEIGD; this is encoded by the coding sequence ATGGACAGTGACGCGGAGGAGGCGTCCGCCGCCGAGACAGCCGCGGCGGAGGGCAGCCCCACGGGGCGCGGCTGGCCCGAGCGCCACACCGGTCCCGTCGTACGGCGCCGGGGCCAGGTGCAGAAGTCCACGACCGACCAGCGGTTGCTGGACACCCGCGGACCCTCGGACTGGGTCCACGGGGACCCGTGGCGCGTGATGCGCATCCAGTCGGAGTTCGTCGAGGGCTTCGGCGCGCTCGCCGAACTCGGCAGGGCGGTCAGCGTCTTCGGTTCCGCCCGTATGGCGGAGGGCTCGGCCGACTACGAGATCGGCGTCCGCATCGGCCGCGCCCTGGCCGAGGCGGGCTTCGCCGTCATCACCGGCGGCGGCCCCGGGGCCATGGAGGCGGCCAACCGGGGTGCCTGCGAGGCCGGCGGGGTCTCGGTGGGCCTGGGCATCGAGCTCCCCTTCGAGCAGGGGCTCAACCCCTACGTCGACATCGGCGTGAACTTCCGCTACTTCTTCGTCCGCAAGACGATGTTCGTGAAGTACGCCTCCGGGTTCATCGTCCTGCCGGGCGGCTTCGGCACCCTCGACGAGCTCTTCGAGGCCCTCACGCTGGTCCAGACCCGCAAGGTCACGCAGTTCCCCATCGTCCTGTTCGGCTCCGCCTACTGGCGCGGCCTGGTCGACTGGGTCCGCAACACCGTCGTGGACGGCGGCAAGGCGTCCCCGGTCGACCTGGAACTCCTCCACGTCACGGACGACGTCGACGAGGCGGTCGCCCTGGTGACCAAGGAGATCGGCGACTGA
- the dapE gene encoding succinyl-diaminopimelate desuccinylase, with protein MERPVLDLSQDAAAVTAQLVDIPSVSLAEKPLADAVESALRALPHLTVDRDGDAVVARTRLGRAERVVLAGHLDTVPIAANVPSRLDEDGVLWGCGTSDMKSGVAVQLRLAATLTEPNRDLTFVFYDAEEIAAEHNGLKRLAENHPEWLAGDFAVLLEPTDAKVEGGCQGTLRFRVETTGRRAHSARSWLGENAIHKAAPVLARLAAYEPRQAVVDGLTYREGLNAVMIEGGHAGNVIPDSCAVIVNFRFAPDRSEAEAFAHVREVFEGYDVRLTDSAPGALPGLSHPAAAAFVEAIGTEPAPKEAWTDVARFSALGVPAVNYGPGDPRLAHTREEHVAVAAVLEAEEKLRAWLS; from the coding sequence ATGGAACGGCCCGTGCTCGATCTCAGTCAGGACGCCGCCGCCGTGACGGCGCAGCTCGTCGACATCCCCTCCGTCAGCCTCGCCGAGAAGCCGCTGGCGGACGCCGTGGAGAGCGCCCTGCGCGCCCTGCCCCACCTCACGGTGGACCGGGACGGGGACGCCGTCGTCGCCCGCACACGGCTCGGCCGGGCCGAGCGCGTCGTACTCGCCGGTCACCTGGACACCGTGCCGATCGCCGCGAACGTGCCCTCCCGCCTCGACGAGGACGGCGTCCTGTGGGGCTGCGGCACCTCCGACATGAAGTCCGGGGTCGCCGTCCAGCTGCGGCTCGCCGCGACCCTCACCGAGCCCAACCGCGACCTGACCTTCGTCTTCTACGACGCCGAGGAGATCGCGGCGGAGCACAACGGCCTCAAGCGGCTCGCCGAGAACCACCCGGAGTGGCTCGCCGGCGACTTCGCCGTCCTGCTGGAGCCCACCGACGCAAAGGTCGAGGGCGGCTGCCAGGGCACCCTGAGGTTCCGGGTGGAGACCACCGGCCGCCGCGCCCACTCCGCGCGCAGCTGGCTGGGCGAGAACGCCATCCACAAGGCCGCGCCCGTGCTGGCCCGGCTCGCCGCCTACGAGCCGCGGCAGGCGGTCGTCGACGGCCTCACCTACCGCGAGGGCCTCAACGCCGTCATGATCGAGGGCGGTCACGCCGGGAACGTGATCCCCGACTCCTGCGCGGTGATCGTCAACTTCCGCTTCGCCCCCGACCGTTCCGAGGCCGAGGCGTTCGCCCACGTCCGCGAGGTCTTCGAGGGCTACGACGTGCGGCTGACCGACAGCGCCCCCGGCGCCCTGCCGGGCCTGTCCCACCCCGCGGCGGCCGCCTTCGTCGAGGCCATCGGCACCGAGCCCGCGCCCAAGGAGGCCTGGACCGACGTGGCCCGCTTCTCCGCGCTGGGCGTCCCGGCCGTGAACTACGGCCCCGGCGACCCCCGGCTCGCCCACACCCGCGAGGAGCACGTCGCCGTCGCCGCCGTCCTGGAGGCGGAGGAGAAGCTGCGCGCCTGGCTGTCGTAA